The following proteins are encoded in a genomic region of Porphyrobacter sp. CACIAM 03H1:
- a CDS encoding MarR family transcriptional regulator: MLTSPVRGASPADDFTYGCADDGAGLPARVAIFGEDEGVRRQIGADLGGAGFRSIDGGPLRSLLEGPIALLGDVVVVDCTVMGSRGIDAMMLAGLARLDMRVARSGAKLIVATNLAGLDDVFAVLDQSNPQILVSPTRAERVIAVGRVMGEAGAARLREMGEEDRVALLRLSQQVEAIAHSLDRMGHAVSAGAAVGELKRDYRGPGMVSAPVFGAQHADPAPAAVPPLPDPQMVRQIIAGRQARARFFAPELFGDPAWDMLLDLTAAHGEGTRVSVTSLCIAAGVPATTALRWLTQMVESGIFVRVPDPDDRRRAFIALSDKAIAAMSGYFASLRTPLLQAA; this comes from the coding sequence ATGCTGACCTCCCCCGTCCGTGGTGCTTCCCCTGCCGATGACTTCACCTATGGCTGCGCTGATGACGGTGCGGGCCTGCCCGCCCGTGTCGCGATTTTCGGCGAGGACGAAGGGGTGCGGCGCCAGATCGGCGCCGACCTCGGCGGGGCGGGGTTCCGCAGCATCGACGGAGGGCCCTTGCGCTCCCTGCTCGAAGGGCCGATCGCCCTGCTCGGCGATGTGGTGGTGGTCGATTGCACGGTCATGGGCAGCCGTGGGATCGACGCGATGATGCTGGCGGGCCTTGCACGGCTCGACATGCGGGTCGCGCGGTCGGGTGCCAAGCTGATCGTCGCGACCAACCTTGCGGGGCTCGACGATGTCTTTGCCGTGCTCGACCAGTCCAACCCTCAGATCCTCGTATCTCCCACCCGCGCCGAACGGGTGATCGCGGTCGGGCGGGTGATGGGCGAGGCCGGGGCGGCGCGCCTTCGCGAGATGGGCGAGGAGGACCGCGTGGCCCTGCTGCGGCTTTCGCAGCAGGTCGAGGCGATCGCCCATTCGCTCGACCGGATGGGCCATGCCGTCTCCGCCGGCGCGGCAGTGGGCGAACTCAAGCGCGACTATCGCGGGCCCGGGATGGTGTCAGCGCCTGTCTTCGGTGCCCAGCACGCTGACCCGGCGCCCGCCGCTGTCCCGCCGCTGCCCGATCCGCAGATGGTGCGCCAGATCATCGCCGGTCGCCAGGCACGCGCACGCTTCTTCGCGCCCGAGCTGTTCGGCGATCCGGCGTGGGACATGCTGCTCGATCTCACCGCCGCGCATGGCGAAGGCACCCGCGTCTCGGTGACCTCGCTGTGCATTGCTGCCGGTGTCCCCGCCACGACGGCGCTGCGCTGGCTGACTCAGATGGTCGAAAGCGGGATCTTCGTGCGGGTCCCTGATCCGGATGACCGTCGCCGCGCCTTCATTGCCCTCAGCGACAAGGCGATCGCCGCCATGTCGGGCTATTTTGCGAGCCTGCGCACGCCGCTGCTGCAGGCGGCCTGA
- a CDS encoding phosphoserine transaminase: MTDYVRGLAHEPVLKPERPFFSSGPTAKFPGWSLDKLKTESLGRSHRSSLGKARLKYALDLSRELLGIPDDYLIGIMPASDTGAIEAAMWSMLDPARPVTVAAWESFGNVWIQDAVKQLKLPNLQVLTADYGQIPDLTTIPQRNDVVFTWNGTTSGAKIPNTDWLEPGREGVTINDATSAIFAMEMDWAKLDATTYSWQKVLGSEAQHGMLILSPKAVERIESYDPAWPLPKLFRMKKGAKLNRGIFEGETINTPSMLATEDYIASLEWAKSIGGRKALIARADANAQLVKDWIEATPWLRNMASDPALQTNTGVCMVFQGDWYESLSDEDKAAVPKKIVKLLEERNVGFDFNGYRDAPPSLRIWCGSTVEQEDIKRLLPWIEWAYEKVKNG; the protein is encoded by the coding sequence ATGACTGACTATGTTCGCGGGCTCGCGCATGAGCCTGTGCTGAAGCCTGAGCGCCCCTTCTTTTCCTCGGGCCCCACGGCGAAATTCCCCGGCTGGTCGCTGGACAAGCTCAAGACCGAATCGCTTGGCCGCTCGCACCGTTCGAGCCTCGGCAAGGCGCGTCTGAAGTATGCGCTCGACCTGTCGCGCGAACTGCTCGGCATCCCCGACGATTACCTGATCGGCATCATGCCCGCCTCCGACACCGGGGCGATCGAGGCCGCCATGTGGTCGATGCTCGATCCTGCGCGCCCGGTGACGGTCGCGGCGTGGGAGAGCTTCGGCAATGTCTGGATCCAGGACGCGGTGAAGCAGCTGAAGCTGCCGAACCTTCAGGTGCTGACCGCCGATTACGGCCAGATTCCCGACCTCACCACCATCCCGCAGCGCAACGACGTGGTGTTCACCTGGAACGGCACGACGAGCGGCGCGAAGATCCCGAACACCGACTGGCTCGAGCCGGGCCGCGAGGGCGTGACGATCAACGATGCCACCAGCGCGATCTTCGCGATGGAGATGGACTGGGCCAAGCTCGATGCCACGACCTATTCTTGGCAGAAGGTTCTGGGTTCGGAAGCGCAGCACGGGATGCTGATCCTCAGCCCCAAGGCGGTCGAGCGGATCGAGAGCTACGATCCGGCATGGCCGCTGCCCAAGCTGTTCCGCATGAAAAAGGGCGCCAAGCTCAACCGCGGCATCTTCGAGGGCGAGACGATCAACACCCCCTCGATGCTGGCGACCGAGGATTACATAGCCTCGCTCGAATGGGCCAAGTCGATCGGCGGCCGCAAGGCGCTGATCGCGCGGGCGGATGCCAACGCGCAGCTGGTCAAGGACTGGATCGAGGCGACCCCGTGGCTGCGCAACATGGCCAGCGACCCCGCACTCCAGACCAACACCGGCGTGTGCATGGTCTTCCAGGGCGACTGGTATGAGAGCCTGTCGGACGAGGACAAGGCCGCCGTGCCCAAGAAGATCGTCAAGCTGCTCGAGGAACGCAACGTCGGCTTCGACTTCAACGGCTACCGCGACGCGCCGCCGAGCTTGCGCATCTGGTGCGGTTCGACCGTCGAGCAGGAGGACATCAAGCGCCTCCTGCCGTGGATCGAGTGGGCCTACGAGAAGGTCAAGAACGGCTGA
- a CDS encoding L,D-transpeptidase family protein: MTRLAPLPLLALAACAAPPVEQAQAPSSQPPLAREAARIVPELRFASVDYLIVDKSERLMVAYAGGQPVKAWRGLQFGDRPQGHKQFEGDERTPEGRYVIEGRNPGSAYHLSLKVSYPNAADRAFAAQYGRSPGGDIFLHGQPNSLPFGRVPGDWTDGCIAFSNEEIEELWRIVPDGTVIEIRP; the protein is encoded by the coding sequence ATGACCCGCCTCGCGCCCCTCCCGCTGCTCGCGCTCGCCGCCTGTGCCGCGCCGCCGGTGGAGCAGGCGCAGGCCCCCTCCTCGCAGCCCCCGCTGGCGCGCGAGGCGGCGCGGATCGTGCCCGAACTGCGCTTCGCCAGCGTCGACTATCTCATCGTCGACAAGTCCGAACGGCTGATGGTCGCCTATGCCGGCGGGCAGCCCGTCAAGGCATGGCGCGGCCTGCAATTCGGCGACCGGCCGCAAGGCCACAAGCAGTTCGAGGGCGACGAGCGCACGCCCGAGGGCCGCTACGTGATCGAAGGCCGCAACCCGGGGAGCGCCTATCACCTCAGCCTCAAGGTGTCCTACCCCAATGCTGCCGACCGCGCCTTCGCTGCGCAATACGGCCGCTCGCCGGGAGGCGACATCTTCCTCCACGGCCAGCCCAATTCCCTGCCCTTCGGCCGCGTTCCCGGCGACTGGACCGACGGGTGCATCGCCTTTTCCAACGAGGAGATCGAGGAATTGTGGCGCATCGTGCCCGACGGCACGGTGATCGAGATCAGGCCGTGA
- a CDS encoding adenylosuccinate synthase, translating to MANVTVIGAQWGDEGKGKIVDWLASRADAVVRFQGGHNAGHTLVIDGKTYKLSLLPSGIVSGTLSVIGNGVVLDPWALRDEVAKVEGQGVTITDDNLAIADNCPLILPLHRDLDALRETAAGKGKIGTTGRGIGPAYEDKVGRRAIRVCDLAHLDSLEAQLDRLCAHHDALRAGFGQPPVDRAALLEDLREIAPFVLKFAQPVWKRLKKVRRAGAKILFEGAQGVLLDVDHGTYPFVTSSNTVSGTAASGSGLGPNSTGFVLGIVKAYTTRVGSGPFPTELEDEIGQRLGERGHEFGTVTGRKRRVGWFDAVLVRQSCAISGVTGIALTKIDVLDGLEKVKICTGYRLRGQVYDYLPSHAADQAACEPIYEEMPGWHESTAGARSYADLPANAIKYIQRIQELIECPVALVSTSPERDDTILMRDPFVD from the coding sequence ATGGCAAACGTCACCGTGATCGGCGCCCAATGGGGCGATGAGGGCAAGGGCAAGATCGTCGACTGGCTCGCCAGCCGCGCCGATGCCGTGGTCCGCTTCCAGGGCGGGCACAATGCCGGTCACACGCTGGTGATCGACGGCAAGACCTACAAGCTCTCGCTGCTGCCCTCGGGGATCGTCTCCGGCACCCTCTCGGTGATCGGCAACGGCGTGGTGCTCGACCCTTGGGCGCTGCGCGACGAGGTCGCCAAGGTCGAGGGGCAGGGGGTCACCATCACTGACGACAACCTCGCCATCGCCGACAACTGCCCGCTGATCCTCCCCCTCCACCGCGATCTCGACGCCCTGCGGGAGACCGCGGCGGGCAAGGGCAAGATCGGGACGACGGGGCGCGGGATCGGCCCGGCCTACGAGGACAAGGTCGGCCGCCGCGCGATCCGGGTGTGCGACCTCGCGCATCTCGACAGCCTCGAGGCCCAGCTCGACCGCCTCTGCGCCCACCACGATGCGCTGCGCGCCGGCTTCGGCCAGCCGCCGGTCGACCGTGCCGCGCTGCTCGAGGACCTGCGCGAGATCGCGCCCTTCGTGCTGAAGTTCGCCCAGCCGGTCTGGAAGCGGTTAAAGAAGGTCCGCCGCGCCGGCGCCAAGATCCTGTTCGAGGGCGCGCAGGGCGTGCTGCTCGATGTCGACCACGGCACCTATCCCTTCGTCACCTCCTCGAACACGGTCAGTGGCACCGCGGCCAGCGGCTCCGGCCTCGGCCCCAACTCGACCGGCTTCGTGCTCGGCATCGTCAAGGCCTACACCACGCGCGTCGGTTCCGGTCCGTTCCCGACCGAACTCGAGGACGAGATCGGCCAGCGGCTTGGCGAGCGGGGCCACGAGTTCGGCACCGTTACTGGCCGCAAGCGCCGCGTCGGCTGGTTCGATGCCGTGCTGGTGCGCCAGTCCTGCGCCATCTCCGGCGTCACCGGCATCGCGCTCACCAAGATCGACGTGCTCGACGGGCTGGAGAAGGTGAAGATCTGCACCGGCTATCGCCTGCGCGGGCAGGTCTACGACTACCTCCCCAGCCATGCCGCCGATCAGGCCGCCTGCGAGCCGATCTACGAGGAAATGCCCGGCTGGCACGAGAGCACGGCAGGTGCCCGCTCCTATGCCGACCTCCCGGCGAACGCGATCAAGTACATCCAGCGCATCCAGGAGCTGATCGAATGCCCCGTCGCGCTGGTCTCGACCTCGCCGGAACGCGACGACACGATCCTGATGCGCGATCCTTTCGTGGATTGA
- a CDS encoding precorrin-2 dehydrogenase/sirohydrochlorin ferrochelatase family protein yields MSRIASLPLFHRIAGQQVLVLGDGPAAEPKRRLVERAGGVIVEDFAQAVDEGVRLAFIAFDDARACEVAAINARCAGMLVNVVDRPELCDFTTPSILDRDPLLVAIGTGGASAGLAKHVRLRLERVLPETLGALARALEAARPVLRRRFPDGAERRRAVDAALREGGPLDPLDPQASTRVAAWAESGAAHRGAGAVFEITLTSPDPEDLTLRQARLLGESDVLCLDGAVPAAILSRARADAVRRALAEGEGVDAEAASGLVLVLRWRPG; encoded by the coding sequence ATGAGCCGTATCGCCAGCCTGCCGCTGTTCCACCGGATCGCGGGGCAACAGGTGCTGGTGCTGGGTGACGGCCCCGCCGCGGAACCCAAGCGGCGGCTGGTCGAACGCGCGGGCGGCGTGATCGTCGAGGATTTCGCCCAGGCGGTGGACGAGGGCGTCCGGCTGGCCTTCATCGCCTTCGACGACGCCAGGGCCTGCGAGGTGGCGGCGATCAATGCGCGCTGCGCCGGGATGCTGGTCAATGTCGTGGACCGACCGGAACTGTGCGATTTCACCACGCCCTCGATCCTCGACCGCGATCCCTTGCTGGTGGCGATCGGGACCGGGGGTGCTTCGGCGGGTCTTGCGAAGCACGTGCGGCTCAGGCTGGAGCGGGTCTTGCCCGAGACCCTCGGCGCGCTCGCGCGGGCGCTCGAGGCGGCGCGGCCGGTGCTGCGGCGGCGCTTTCCCGACGGGGCCGAGCGGCGCCGCGCGGTGGATGCCGCACTGCGTGAAGGCGGGCCGCTCGATCCGCTCGATCCGCAAGCCTCCACGCGTGTCGCGGCATGGGCCGAAAGCGGGGCGGCGCATCGGGGCGCGGGCGCGGTTTTCGAGATCACCCTGACCAGCCCCGACCCGGAGGACCTCACCCTGCGGCAGGCGCGCCTGCTGGGCGAGTCGGACGTGCTGTGCCTCGACGGTGCGGTGCCGGCGGCCATCCTCTCCCGCGCCCGCGCCGATGCCGTGCGGCGGGCGCTGGCAGAGGGCGAAGGTGTGGATGCCGAAGCCGCTTCGGGCCTCGTCCTGGTCCTGCGCTGGCGGCCCGGCTAG
- a CDS encoding alpha/beta hydrolase, whose translation MRPAAQALIAAAALAVLASPILAQQRRGEERLPASCRQEVVRLCGINRGQIAACLREKYAELSEGCQAELRQRIEARGGREGARRGGAAMASSPALAPQQTLAYGSDPLQALDLWVPEGRPAPLVLFVHGGGWSRGSKSNAVGRVLPGHLLAQGYAFASIDYRLVPAARVEDQAADVAAALAHLLARADALGIDRTRVVLTGHSAGAHLVALVGTDETYLRAAGLSLADIDGVMPNDGAAYDVAQQLALAGPQMRGTYEQAFGSDPARHKALSPIAHAAAPNAPAFLLLHVQRPDAAAQSKALAEALRKAGAEAEVSGFPGEGLRGHMEINRNLGQPDYPATPVMDAWLKKVLGGQAKFTKLTL comes from the coding sequence ATGCGCCCCGCCGCCCAAGCCCTGATCGCCGCTGCCGCTCTGGCGGTGCTCGCCAGCCCGATCCTCGCCCAGCAGCGCCGCGGGGAGGAGCGCCTGCCCGCGAGCTGCCGGCAGGAGGTGGTGCGGCTGTGCGGCATCAACCGGGGGCAGATCGCCGCCTGCCTGCGCGAGAAATATGCCGAGCTTTCCGAGGGCTGCCAGGCCGAGCTGCGCCAGCGCATCGAGGCGCGCGGGGGCCGCGAGGGGGCGCGGCGCGGGGGAGCCGCGATGGCGTCCAGCCCCGCCCTCGCCCCGCAGCAGACCCTCGCCTACGGCAGCGATCCGCTCCAGGCACTCGACCTGTGGGTGCCCGAGGGCAGGCCCGCCCCGCTGGTGCTGTTCGTCCACGGCGGCGGATGGTCGCGCGGGTCGAAGAGCAATGCCGTGGGCCGCGTCCTGCCCGGGCACCTGCTGGCGCAGGGCTATGCCTTCGCCTCGATCGACTACCGGCTCGTCCCCGCCGCGCGTGTCGAGGACCAGGCGGCGGACGTGGCTGCGGCGCTCGCCCACCTGCTCGCGCGCGCCGACGCGCTCGGCATCGACCGGACCCGCGTGGTGCTGACCGGCCACTCGGCAGGCGCGCATCTGGTGGCGCTGGTGGGGACGGACGAGACATACCTTCGGGCTGCGGGCCTCTCCCTTGCCGACATCGACGGGGTGATGCCCAACGACGGCGCGGCCTATGATGTGGCGCAGCAGTTGGCACTCGCCGGACCGCAGATGCGCGGCACCTATGAACAGGCCTTCGGCAGCGATCCCGCGCGGCACAAGGCGCTCTCCCCGATCGCCCACGCCGCAGCGCCCAATGCCCCGGCCTTCCTCCTCCTCCACGTCCAGCGCCCCGATGCGGCGGCGCAGTCGAAGGCGCTGGCCGAGGCGCTGCGCAAGGCGGGCGCCGAGGCCGAGGTCTCCGGCTTCCCCGGCGAGGGCCTGCGCGGCCACATGGAGATCAACCGCAACCTCGGCCAGCCCGATTACCCCGCGACCCCGGTGATGGACGCCTGGCTGAAGAAGGTGCTGGGCGGCCAGGCGAAGTTTACAAAGTTGACACTGTAA
- a CDS encoding ATP phosphoribosyltransferase regulatory subunit, producing the protein MTKPNDLLPEGLEDRLPLEAARITAAMRACLDVLAAHGYDRVRPPLLEFEAALVGRMAGVSVGERSTMFRFVDPASLRTLALRSDMTPQIGRIAATSLAAAPRPLRLAYCGDTVVIKASQLDPARERLQLGAELIGSDTVAAAGEAVMLAIEALKAAGLTGISVDFTLPDLVDTLAAKAFPLAPEQIEGVRRELDTKDAGGLRAAGGSAYLPLLYATGPLEGALAALRDVDAGGALKSRLDALEAIAGHIGDAARITLDPTERHGFEYQSWFGFTLYAEGQRRAVGRGGTYRIAGSEEPATGFTLYLDRLAEAAPQPEAPRTCYLPLRHDRAAAARLRFEGWRTIAQLAEGEDPRALGCDYVLEGGEPVAI; encoded by the coding sequence ATGACCAAGCCCAACGATCTCCTGCCCGAAGGCCTCGAAGACCGCCTGCCGCTTGAAGCCGCGCGCATCACCGCCGCGATGCGCGCCTGTCTCGATGTGCTCGCCGCCCACGGCTACGACCGCGTCCGCCCGCCGCTGCTGGAGTTCGAGGCCGCGCTGGTCGGCCGCATGGCGGGCGTCAGCGTCGGCGAGCGCAGCACGATGTTCCGCTTCGTCGATCCCGCTTCGCTGCGCACCCTCGCGCTGCGCTCCGACATGACCCCGCAGATCGGGCGCATCGCCGCCACCAGCCTCGCCGCCGCGCCGCGTCCGCTGCGCCTTGCCTATTGTGGCGATACGGTGGTGATCAAGGCGAGCCAGCTCGACCCTGCGCGCGAGCGGCTGCAACTCGGCGCCGAGCTGATCGGCTCCGATACCGTGGCCGCCGCGGGCGAGGCGGTGATGCTGGCCATCGAGGCGCTCAAGGCAGCCGGGCTGACCGGCATCTCGGTCGATTTCACCCTGCCCGATCTCGTCGACACGCTGGCGGCAAAGGCCTTCCCGCTCGCCCCCGAGCAGATCGAGGGCGTGCGGCGCGAGCTCGACACCAAGGACGCGGGCGGATTGCGCGCGGCGGGCGGCAGCGCCTACCTGCCGCTGCTCTACGCGACCGGACCGCTGGAAGGTGCCCTCGCTGCGCTGCGGGATGTGGATGCGGGCGGGGCACTGAAGTCGCGCCTCGACGCGCTGGAGGCGATTGCCGGGCACATCGGGGATGCGGCGCGCATCACGCTCGATCCGACCGAGCGCCACGGCTTCGAATACCAGTCATGGTTCGGCTTCACCCTCTATGCCGAAGGGCAGCGCCGCGCGGTGGGGCGGGGCGGCACCTACCGCATCGCAGGGAGCGAGGAGCCGGCGACCGGCTTCACCCTCTATCTCGACCGCCTCGCCGAGGCCGCGCCCCAGCCCGAGGCTCCGCGCACCTGCTACCTCCCCCTTCGACACGACCGCGCCGCGGCGGCGCGCCTCAGGTTCGAGGGCTGGCGCACCATCGCCCAGCTCGCCGAGGGCGAGGACCCCAGGGCACTGGGCTGCGACTATGTGCTCGAGGGCGGGGAGCCGGTGGCGATCTAG
- the serA gene encoding phosphoglycerate dehydrogenase, with translation MTKPKVLISDKMDPNAARIFEERGCDVDVITGETPEQLIARIGEYDGLAIRSSTKVTKAILDAATNLKVIGRAGIGVDNVDIPYASGKGVVVMNTPFGNSITTAEHAIALMFALARQIPQADAQTQAGKWPKSGFMGVELTNKTLGLIGAGNIGSIVASRALGLRMKVIAYDPFLTEDRAIELGIEKVDLDTLLSRADFVTLHTPLTEETRNILSRERLENAKKGIRIINCARGGLIDEAALKDCLESGQVAGAALDVFETEPPAADHPLFGAPNFICTPHLGASTTEAQVNVALQVAEQMADYLVNGGVTNALNVPSLSAEEAPKLKPYMALAEKLGSLVGQLAHGNLTRIGIEREGAAAELNGKPITAAVLAGFMRRYSDTVNMVNAPFLAKERGLEVAEVRHQREGAFNTLVRVTVETAQGPRSVAGTLFGTESPRLVEIFGIGIEAELAGHMLYIVNDDKPGFIGRIGTLLGSHGINIGTFNLGRREAGGEAVLLLSLDEALPAEVVAEAETLEGVKLVKALSF, from the coding sequence ATGACCAAGCCCAAAGTTCTCATTTCCGACAAGATGGACCCCAACGCCGCCCGCATCTTCGAAGAGCGCGGCTGCGATGTCGATGTGATCACCGGCGAAACGCCCGAACAGCTGATCGCTCGCATCGGCGAATATGACGGCCTTGCCATCCGCTCCTCGACCAAGGTGACCAAGGCGATCCTCGATGCCGCGACCAACCTCAAGGTCATCGGCCGCGCCGGCATCGGGGTCGACAATGTCGATATCCCCTACGCCAGCGGCAAGGGTGTGGTGGTGATGAACACCCCTTTCGGCAATTCGATCACCACCGCCGAACACGCCATCGCGCTGATGTTCGCGCTCGCCCGGCAGATTCCGCAGGCCGATGCCCAGACCCAGGCCGGCAAGTGGCCCAAGAGCGGGTTCATGGGGGTGGAGCTCACCAACAAGACCCTCGGCCTGATCGGGGCCGGGAACATCGGCTCGATCGTCGCCAGCCGCGCGCTCGGCCTGCGCATGAAGGTGATCGCCTATGATCCCTTCCTGACCGAGGACCGTGCGATCGAACTCGGCATCGAGAAGGTCGATCTCGACACGCTGCTGAGCCGCGCCGACTTCGTCACGCTCCACACCCCGCTCACCGAGGAAACCCGCAACATCCTCAGCCGCGAACGGCTCGAGAATGCCAAGAAGGGCATCCGCATCATCAACTGCGCGCGCGGCGGGCTGATCGACGAGGCGGCGCTCAAGGACTGCCTCGAAAGCGGGCAGGTCGCAGGCGCGGCGCTCGACGTGTTCGAGACCGAGCCGCCGGCGGCCGATCACCCGCTGTTCGGTGCGCCCAACTTCATCTGCACCCCGCACCTCGGGGCCTCGACCACCGAGGCGCAGGTCAACGTCGCGCTGCAGGTGGCCGAGCAGATGGCCGATTATCTGGTGAACGGCGGCGTCACCAATGCGCTCAACGTCCCCAGCCTGTCGGCGGAGGAAGCCCCCAAGCTCAAGCCCTACATGGCGCTCGCCGAAAAGCTCGGCAGCCTCGTCGGCCAGCTTGCCCACGGCAACCTCACCCGCATCGGGATCGAGCGCGAGGGTGCGGCGGCCGAACTCAACGGCAAGCCCATCACCGCCGCCGTGCTGGCGGGCTTCATGCGCCGCTATTCGGACACGGTGAACATGGTCAACGCGCCCTTCCTCGCCAAGGAGCGGGGCCTTGAGGTCGCCGAGGTCCGCCACCAGCGCGAGGGCGCGTTCAACACCCTCGTTCGCGTCACCGTGGAAACCGCGCAGGGGCCGCGCTCGGTCGCCGGCACGCTGTTCGGGACGGAAAGCCCGCGCCTCGTCGAGATCTTCGGCATCGGGATCGAGGCGGAACTCGCCGGCCACATGCTCTACATCGTCAACGACGACAAGCCGGGCTTCATCGGCCGCATCGGGACGCTGCTGGGCAGCCACGGCATCAACATCGGCACCTTCAACCTCGGCCGCCGCGAGGCGGGCGGGGAAGCGGTGCTGCTGCTGAGCCTCGACGAGGCCCTGCCCGCCGAGGTGGTGGCCGAGGCCGAGACGCTCGAGGGCGTGAAGCTGGTCAAGGCGCTGTCGTTCTGA
- a CDS encoding glycosyltransferase family 4 protein — protein MDISDLRVALFSGNYNYTRDGANQALNRLVGSLLGRGAKVRVYSPKVAQPDFAPTGDLVGLPNVPMPVKGRGEYRMPTHLGAAVKRDLEAFAPDIVHLSSPDPAAHAALRWARARGLPVLASVHTRFETYPRYYNMAFLEPLIVKGLQRFYNRCDALVAPSQSMIDELLAMGMHSRIGLWSRGVDRTIFSSARRDREWRRSIGLSDEDVAIVFLGRLVMEKGLDVFAETIARLKAAGAPHKVLVIGDGPARGWFEANLPAGAIFAGFKTGDALGQALASGDVFFNPSVTETFGNVTLEAMASGLPVVAAGATGSASLVADGITGRLVAPSGSKEADAAAFAAVLAPYCSDPALRSGHGAAGETRACEYSWEAINAVVADTYLELVEERRRAAKPPREAA, from the coding sequence ATGGACATTTCCGATCTGCGTGTTGCCCTGTTCAGCGGTAACTACAATTACACCCGCGACGGGGCGAACCAGGCCCTCAATCGCCTCGTCGGTTCGCTGCTTGGGCGCGGGGCGAAGGTGCGCGTCTATTCGCCCAAGGTCGCCCAGCCCGATTTCGCCCCGACCGGCGATCTGGTCGGCCTGCCCAACGTGCCGATGCCGGTGAAGGGGCGCGGCGAATACCGGATGCCGACGCACCTCGGCGCTGCGGTGAAGCGCGATCTGGAAGCCTTCGCGCCCGACATCGTCCACCTCTCCTCGCCCGATCCGGCCGCCCATGCCGCGCTGCGCTGGGCGCGCGCGCGCGGCCTGCCGGTGCTCGCGAGCGTCCACACCCGCTTCGAGACCTATCCGCGCTACTACAACATGGCCTTCCTCGAGCCGCTGATCGTCAAGGGCCTCCAGCGCTTCTACAACCGCTGCGACGCACTGGTCGCGCCCTCGCAGTCGATGATCGACGAGCTTCTGGCGATGGGGATGCACAGCCGCATCGGGCTGTGGAGCCGGGGCGTCGACCGCACGATCTTCTCCTCCGCCCGCCGCGACCGCGAATGGAGGCGCAGCATCGGCCTTTCCGACGAGGATGTCGCGATCGTCTTCCTCGGGCGGCTGGTGATGGAAAAGGGGCTCGACGTGTTCGCCGAGACCATCGCCCGCCTCAAAGCCGCCGGCGCGCCGCACAAGGTGCTGGTGATCGGCGACGGTCCGGCGCGCGGCTGGTTCGAGGCGAACCTCCCGGCAGGCGCGATCTTCGCCGGGTTCAAGACCGGCGATGCCCTCGGCCAGGCGCTCGCCAGCGGGGACGTGTTCTTCAACCCTTCGGTCACCGAGACCTTCGGCAACGTCACGCTGGAAGCCATGGCGAGCGGCCTGCCGGTGGTCGCAGCCGGGGCAACCGGCAGCGCCAGCCTCGTCGCCGACGGGATCACCGGCCGGCTGGTCGCGCCCTCGGGCAGCAAGGAGGCCGATGCCGCCGCCTTCGCGGCCGTGCTCGCGCCCTATTGCAGCGACCCGGCGCTGCGCTCGGGCCACGGTGCGGCGGGCGAGACGCGCGCCTGCGAATACAGCTGGGAGGCGATCAACGCGGTGGTCGCCGACACCTATCTCGAACTCGTCGAGGAACGGCGGCGGGCCGCTAAGCCGCCCCGCGAGGCGGCCTGA
- a CDS encoding PadR family transcriptional regulator, protein MTWNRYGRGGGWEKFAETMAMMAMNGNMNFGGPGWKMRARFDEEFPRGREREGDGEGEERGRRGRRGRMFAQGELRLALLALIAETPRHGYELIKEIEEMTGGAYAPSPGAVYPTLQLLEDEGAIEEAEAEGAKKPFAATQQGRDELESRQDEVETLMRRLGRHGERTTTVRSHDLFRAMGNLGSVLKNRARAGKLDEHTINEIVDMIDEMAKRIERL, encoded by the coding sequence ATGACCTGGAACCGGTATGGCCGCGGCGGCGGCTGGGAAAAGTTCGCCGAGACGATGGCGATGATGGCGATGAACGGCAACATGAACTTCGGCGGCCCCGGCTGGAAGATGCGCGCGCGCTTCGACGAGGAGTTTCCGCGCGGTCGCGAGCGCGAAGGCGACGGCGAGGGCGAGGAGCGCGGCCGCCGCGGGCGCCGCGGGCGGATGTTCGCACAGGGCGAACTGCGCCTCGCGCTGCTGGCCCTCATCGCCGAAACCCCGCGCCACGGCTACGAGCTCATCAAGGAAATCGAGGAAATGACCGGCGGCGCCTATGCGCCCAGCCCCGGCGCGGTCTATCCCACGCTCCAGCTGCTCGAGGACGAAGGCGCGATCGAGGAGGCCGAGGCCGAGGGCGCCAAGAAGCCCTTTGCAGCCACCCAGCAGGGCCGCGACGAGCTCGAGAGCCGGCAGGACGAGGTCGAAACCCTAATGCGCCGCCTCGGCCGCCACGGCGAACGCACCACCACCGTGCGCTCGCACGACCTGTTCCGGGCGATGGGCAACCTCGGCTCGGTGCTGAAGAACCGCGCCCGCGCGGGCAAGCTCGACGAGCACACCATCAACGAGATCGTCGACATGATCGACGAGATGGCCAAGCGCATCGAGCGCCTCTGA